A genome region from Deinococcus arcticus includes the following:
- a CDS encoding acetate kinase yields MWTLVLNCGSSSVKFALLNLDDDRVGLTGLAERLGSAGASARLDMEGERRTADLRGGSYAEAFAVLAGALDELGVRTQVGAVGHRVVHGGERFHAPVRLTDEVLGEIRACVPLAPLHNPANIAGIEAAQAAFPDAAHVAVFDTAFHQTMPEVAYRYPVPGDWYRQHGVRRYGFHGTSHAYVAARAAQDLGRPLAELNLVTAHLGNGCSVCAVQGGRSVDTSMGLTPLEGLVMGTRSGDVDPGLHDYIARQAGLSLSEVTSALNKESGLLGLSGLSNDMRELEEAAGRGHAGARLALDVFVYRLAKQMAGMAVALGRVDALVFTGGIGENSAAVRGAVLARLGVLGAAVDDEANRAAVRGQAGRISAPGALAALVVNTDEERMIAEQTRALLAGVSA; encoded by the coding sequence TGAATCTGGACGATGACCGGGTGGGCCTGACCGGGCTGGCAGAGCGGCTGGGCTCGGCCGGAGCCTCGGCGCGGCTGGACATGGAGGGCGAGCGGCGCACGGCGGACCTGAGGGGCGGCAGCTACGCCGAAGCCTTTGCGGTGCTGGCCGGTGCCCTGGACGAGCTGGGCGTGCGCACGCAGGTGGGCGCCGTGGGTCACCGGGTCGTGCACGGCGGCGAGCGGTTCCACGCGCCCGTGCGCCTGACGGACGAGGTGCTGGGCGAGATCCGGGCCTGTGTGCCCCTGGCGCCGCTGCACAACCCGGCCAACATCGCGGGCATTGAGGCGGCGCAGGCGGCCTTTCCCGACGCGGCCCATGTGGCGGTGTTCGACACGGCCTTTCACCAGACCATGCCGGAGGTGGCCTACCGCTACCCGGTGCCGGGGGACTGGTACCGCCAGCATGGCGTGCGGCGCTACGGCTTTCACGGCACCAGCCACGCCTACGTGGCCGCCCGCGCCGCCCAGGACCTGGGCCGCCCGCTGGCCGAGCTGAATCTGGTGACCGCTCACCTGGGCAACGGCTGCAGCGTGTGCGCGGTGCAGGGCGGGCGCAGTGTGGACACCAGCATGGGCCTGACGCCCTTAGAAGGGCTGGTGATGGGCACCCGCAGCGGCGACGTGGACCCGGGGCTGCACGATTACATCGCCCGGCAGGCAGGTCTGAGCCTCTCGGAGGTCACCTCGGCCCTGAACAAGGAGAGCGGCCTGCTGGGCCTCTCGGGCCTGAGCAATGACATGCGCGAACTGGAAGAGGCCGCCGGGCGGGGGCACGCGGGCGCGCGGCTGGCGCTGGACGTGTTCGTGTACCGCCTCGCCAAGCAGATGGCCGGCATGGCGGTGGCCCTGGGCCGCGTGGACGCGCTGGTGTTCACCGGCGGAATTGGCGAGAACAGTGCCGCAGTGCGGGGAGCTGTGCTGGCGCGCCTGGGCGTGCTGGGCGCGGCCGTGGATGACGAGGCCAACCGCGCGGCCGTGCGCGGCCAGGCGGGCCGGATCAGTGCGCCGGGGGCGCTGGCCGCCCTGGTGGTCAACACCGACGAGGAACGCATGATTGCTGAACAGACCCGCGCGCTGCTGGCCGGGGTGAGCGCATGA